A DNA window from Clavibacter sepedonicus contains the following coding sequences:
- a CDS encoding GNAT family N-acetyltransferase — MTPATRDLVPADLAWMVQLNDAAVPAVPPMDAASLGDVLGHADLAIAVVDQDAPDAPPVGMLLAMQPGGAYDSPNYRWFAEHGVDGLYVDRIVVADGHRGLRLGQVLYARVFAEARRTGRAAVTCEVNTLPPNPGSLAFHGRLGFVRVGELVDADGLHAVAMLSAPVDPDPSVPTAA, encoded by the coding sequence GTGACCCCCGCCACCCGCGACCTCGTGCCCGCCGACCTCGCCTGGATGGTGCAGCTGAACGACGCGGCCGTGCCCGCGGTCCCGCCCATGGACGCCGCGTCCCTCGGCGACGTGCTCGGCCACGCCGACCTCGCGATCGCCGTGGTCGACCAGGACGCGCCCGACGCGCCGCCCGTGGGCATGCTCCTCGCGATGCAGCCGGGCGGCGCGTATGACAGCCCGAACTACCGCTGGTTCGCGGAGCACGGCGTCGACGGCCTCTACGTCGACCGGATCGTCGTCGCCGACGGTCACCGCGGGCTCCGGCTCGGCCAGGTCCTCTACGCGCGCGTCTTCGCCGAGGCCCGGCGCACCGGGCGCGCGGCCGTCACGTGCGAGGTCAACACGCTCCCGCCGAACCCCGGGTCGCTCGCCTTCCACGGCCGGCTCGGCTTCGTCCGCGTCGGCGAGCTGGTCGACGCCGACGGGCTCCACGCGGTCGCGATGCTGTCCGCCCCCGTGGACCCGGATCCGTCCGTCCCGACAGCCGCCTGA
- a CDS encoding molybdopterin-dependent oxidoreductase: MERPTSWDWDEAHALPRSEYAGDIHCVTTWTRLDTRFAGVSVDTLLDAAGPLPEASFVLATSHSGYTTNLPLDDLRGGRAWIAWEADGRPLTPDHGGPARLLVPHLYFWKSAKWIARLTLLDHDQQGFWERNGYHDRGDPWREQRYQGDR, translated from the coding sequence GTGGAGCGCCCCACCTCCTGGGACTGGGACGAGGCGCATGCGCTTCCCCGCTCCGAGTACGCGGGCGACATCCACTGCGTCACCACGTGGACCCGGCTCGACACGCGGTTCGCGGGCGTCAGCGTCGACACGCTGCTCGACGCCGCGGGCCCGCTCCCGGAGGCGTCGTTCGTCCTCGCCACGTCGCACTCCGGCTACACGACGAACCTCCCGCTCGACGATCTCCGCGGCGGCCGCGCGTGGATCGCCTGGGAGGCCGACGGCCGACCCCTCACGCCCGACCACGGCGGGCCCGCGCGCCTCCTCGTGCCGCACCTCTACTTCTGGAAGAGCGCGAAGTGGATCGCCCGGCTCACGCTCCTCGACCACGACCAGCAGGGCTTCTGGGAGCGCAACGGGTACCACGATCGCGGCGACCCGTGGCGCGAGCAGCGCTACCAGGGCGACCGCTGA
- a CDS encoding FAD-binding oxidoreductase: MPGPGPERVPGLVPAVPASVGGEWRTATITAVEHPTPTTVLLRFDVPDRIPHLPGQHCVVRLRAEDGYTAQRSYSILSAPHEPGVELLMERYEDGEVSGFFADVARVGDEIEMRLPIGGFFVWDGATPAVALGGGTGAVPLVAMVRHARHLGVPHLVRVAVSARTAADVPCRAELEAAGALVVTTRERYGARGYGRLRAEEVAELATGAGVALVCGSTAFAGGATRLLLDAGVGRDAIRIEQFGPSGE; the protein is encoded by the coding sequence GTGCCGGGTCCCGGGCCCGAGCGCGTCCCCGGCCTCGTCCCCGCCGTCCCGGCCTCGGTCGGTGGCGAGTGGCGGACCGCGACGATCACGGCGGTCGAGCACCCGACCCCCACGACCGTCCTGCTGCGCTTCGACGTGCCCGACCGGATCCCGCACCTCCCCGGCCAGCACTGCGTCGTGCGGCTGCGCGCGGAGGACGGGTACACGGCCCAGCGCTCGTACTCGATCCTCTCCGCGCCGCACGAGCCCGGCGTCGAGCTGCTGATGGAGCGCTACGAGGACGGGGAGGTGAGCGGGTTCTTCGCCGACGTCGCGCGGGTCGGCGACGAGATCGAGATGCGGCTGCCCATCGGCGGCTTCTTTGTGTGGGACGGCGCGACGCCGGCCGTCGCGCTCGGTGGCGGGACGGGCGCGGTGCCGCTCGTGGCGATGGTCCGCCACGCCCGCCACCTCGGCGTCCCGCACCTGGTCCGCGTGGCCGTCTCGGCCCGCACCGCGGCCGACGTCCCGTGCCGCGCGGAGCTCGAGGCCGCCGGCGCCCTCGTCGTCACCACGCGGGAGCGGTACGGTGCGCGCGGTTACGGCCGGCTCCGGGCCGAGGAGGTCGCGGAGCTCGCCACCGGCGCGGGGGTGGCGCTCGTGTGCGGATCCACCGCGTTCGCGGGCGGGGCCACGCGCCTGCTGCTCGACGCCGGGGTCGGCCGCGACGCGATCCGCATCGAGCAGTTCGGCCCGTCGGGGGAGTGA
- a CDS encoding DUF1697 domain-containing protein has product MERSVVLLRGINVGRAKQVPMAQLTAALDGLGYVRVRTHLRSGNAVVDHERPSGRGAAVAIEDAVRLATGVTADVHLVPAADFRRIAAGIPFGAVADDPARLLVSFLDRPLDPMPAPPPAAAIAPDLVEVAPDAVYSWHPDGVSASRVPPAFWRGLGASVTARNARTVAALVALLDA; this is encoded by the coding sequence ATGGAGCGATCGGTCGTGCTGCTGCGCGGGATCAACGTCGGGCGGGCCAAGCAGGTGCCGATGGCGCAGCTGACCGCGGCGCTCGACGGGCTCGGCTACGTCCGCGTCCGCACGCACCTGCGGAGCGGGAACGCCGTCGTCGACCACGAGCGGCCGAGCGGCCGGGGTGCGGCGGTGGCCATCGAGGACGCGGTGCGGCTCGCCACGGGGGTGACCGCCGACGTCCACCTCGTGCCCGCCGCCGACTTCCGGCGCATCGCCGCCGGCATCCCGTTCGGCGCCGTCGCCGACGATCCCGCCCGTCTCCTCGTCTCGTTCCTCGACCGCCCGCTGGATCCGATGCCCGCGCCGCCGCCCGCCGCCGCCATCGCGCCCGACCTGGTCGAGGTCGCACCCGACGCCGTGTACTCCTGGCACCCCGACGGCGTCTCGGCCTCGCGCGTGCCCCCGGCGTTCTGGCGCGGGCTCGGGGCCTCCGTCACGGCCAGGAACGCCCGCACCGTGGCCGCCCTCGTCGCGCTCCTCGACGCCTGA
- a CDS encoding oxygenase MpaB family protein, translating to MDVSRFADRWKSHILETFSADAQGRPQWIQDLEDGDDAGWFGPGSAVWAVHGGMPTLVAGIRALLMQTLHPGAMAGVHDWSRYREDPLGRLAGTVRWVITTSFGDRDTAVDVSRRVRGYHRKVQGTFVDGHGVERPYSANDPDLLSWVHIVFTDAFLSTHMQWGPSIPGGPDRYVAEWAKAGELMGVEAPPRSHAELHAQIDAFHDQGLLRADERTRETISFLREPPLRPSMLPAYRVLFAGAVASLEPRYRELLGLDKASFGPFPLPALASTRVMLGVAGRVMGEQSTSHEAALKRIARLQGGTGASSSGAPAGTCPGRGDDAGHRAQPAA from the coding sequence GTGGACGTGAGCAGATTCGCGGACCGATGGAAGTCCCACATCCTGGAGACGTTCTCCGCGGATGCGCAGGGCCGACCCCAATGGATCCAGGACCTGGAGGACGGCGACGACGCGGGTTGGTTCGGCCCCGGCTCCGCGGTCTGGGCCGTGCACGGCGGGATGCCGACGCTCGTGGCGGGGATCCGCGCCCTCCTCATGCAGACGCTGCACCCGGGCGCCATGGCCGGCGTCCACGACTGGTCGCGCTACCGCGAGGACCCGCTCGGCCGGCTCGCCGGCACCGTGCGCTGGGTCATCACCACGTCGTTCGGCGACCGGGACACCGCCGTCGACGTGAGCCGTCGCGTCCGGGGCTACCACCGCAAGGTGCAGGGCACGTTCGTCGACGGCCACGGCGTCGAGCGCCCCTACAGCGCCAACGACCCCGACCTGCTCTCATGGGTCCACATCGTCTTCACCGACGCGTTCCTCAGCACGCACATGCAGTGGGGTCCGTCGATCCCCGGCGGTCCGGACAGGTACGTCGCCGAGTGGGCGAAGGCCGGCGAGCTCATGGGCGTGGAGGCGCCGCCGCGCTCGCACGCCGAGCTGCACGCGCAGATCGACGCGTTCCACGACCAGGGCCTCCTCCGCGCCGACGAGCGCACCCGCGAGACGATCTCCTTCCTCCGCGAGCCGCCGCTGCGGCCCTCCATGCTGCCCGCCTACCGCGTCCTCTTCGCCGGGGCCGTCGCGTCCCTCGAGCCGCGGTACCGCGAGCTCCTCGGGCTCGACAAGGCCTCGTTCGGTCCCTTCCCGCTGCCGGCGCTCGCGTCGACCCGGGTGATGCTCGGCGTCGCCGGGCGCGTGATGGGCGAGCAATCGACGAGCCACGAGGCCGCTCTCAAGCGCATCGCACGGCTGCAGGGCGGGACGGGCGCGTCGTCGTCCGGCGCCCCGGCGGGGACCTGCCCCGGACGCGGCGACGACGCCGGCCACCGCGCGCAGCCCGCCGCCTGA
- a CDS encoding DNA polymerase IV, with product MSRQDGSTRRTSDASADDSEATILHIDMDAFFAAVELLERPELRGTPVIVGGSSGRGVVTSATYEARRFGVRSAMPMAQALRLCPQATVIGGHMEKYAHWSRVVMGIFRDVTPLVEPLSIDEAFLDVAGARGLFGSPAEIGVMIRRCVHAETGLTCSVGAASTKFVAKLASTRCKPDGLLVIPAAETLPFLHGLPVGALWGVGKTTEEALLRRGLRTVADIADTPLPALQSMLGESAGARLHDLSWGRDPRRVSTHREEKSMGHENTFHDDVADPEIVRRELLGQATRVAERLRRAGLTARTVSLKLRYSDFRTITRSRTLAEPTDVARRIYDEIRDVYEQVARPGDRIRLVGVRAEQLDDADNRAVALWDADEGWREAERTVDQAVERFGRGAIGPASLLRKPGAKRATVSDPRTEAASRGVLPGHPPD from the coding sequence ATGAGCAGGCAGGACGGATCGACGAGGCGCACGTCCGACGCGAGCGCGGACGACTCCGAGGCCACCATCCTGCACATCGACATGGATGCGTTCTTCGCGGCCGTCGAGCTCCTCGAGCGGCCGGAGCTGCGCGGCACCCCCGTCATCGTCGGCGGGTCGTCGGGTCGCGGCGTGGTCACGAGCGCCACCTACGAGGCCAGGCGCTTCGGGGTCCGCTCGGCCATGCCCATGGCGCAGGCGCTGCGCCTCTGCCCGCAGGCCACCGTCATCGGCGGCCACATGGAGAAGTACGCGCACTGGTCCCGGGTGGTCATGGGCATCTTCCGCGACGTCACCCCCCTGGTGGAACCGCTCAGCATCGACGAGGCGTTCCTCGACGTGGCGGGTGCCCGAGGTCTCTTCGGCTCGCCCGCCGAGATCGGCGTGATGATCCGCCGCTGCGTCCATGCCGAGACCGGCCTCACCTGCTCGGTCGGGGCGGCATCCACCAAGTTCGTCGCCAAGCTCGCCAGCACGCGCTGCAAGCCCGACGGGCTGCTCGTCATCCCCGCCGCCGAGACGCTGCCGTTCCTGCACGGGCTGCCCGTGGGCGCGCTCTGGGGCGTGGGGAAGACGACCGAGGAGGCGCTCCTCCGGCGCGGCCTCCGCACGGTGGCCGACATCGCGGACACCCCGCTGCCCGCGCTGCAGTCCATGCTCGGCGAGTCCGCGGGCGCCCGGCTCCACGACCTCTCCTGGGGGCGCGACCCGCGTCGCGTCAGCACGCACCGGGAGGAGAAGAGCATGGGGCACGAGAACACGTTCCACGACGACGTGGCGGATCCCGAGATCGTGCGCCGCGAGCTCCTCGGCCAGGCCACGCGCGTCGCCGAGAGGCTCCGGCGCGCGGGGCTCACCGCCCGGACGGTGTCGCTCAAGCTCCGCTACTCCGACTTCCGCACCATCACGCGATCCCGCACGCTCGCGGAGCCCACCGACGTCGCCCGCCGCATCTACGACGAGATCCGCGACGTGTACGAGCAGGTCGCACGGCCCGGTGACCGGATCCGGCTCGTGGGCGTGCGCGCCGAGCAGCTCGACGACGCCGACAACCGCGCCGTCGCCCTGTGGGACGCGGACGAGGGCTGGCGCGAGGCCGAGCGCACGGTCGACCAGGCGGTGGAGCGCTTCGGCCGGGGGGCCATCGGTCCGGCGTCGCTCCTGCGGAAGCCCGGGGCGAAGCGCGCGACCGTGTCGGATCCGCGCACGGAGGCGGCCTCCCGCGGTGTCCTCCCCGGACACCCGCCCGACTGA
- a CDS encoding UDP-glucose dehydrogenase family protein: protein MRISVIGCGYLGTVHAACMSRLGHDVVAIDVDAAKIASLQTGVAPFFEPGLPDLLTEQLATGRLRFTTDTAEAAGSRVHFIAVGTPQKRGENAADMTYVDAAVEALIPHLAPGDVVTGKSTVPVGTARRLAERIDARVPGATLVWNPEFLREGFAVEDTLTPDRFVYGLPTGDAGEAARAALDEVYATAIGTGTARVTTDYETAELVKVSANAFLATKISFINAMAEVCEATGADVTQLADAIGYDDRIGRRFLNAGIGFGGGCLPKDIRAFMARAGELGADQALTFLREVDSINMRRRVRAVDVAREVCGGSLLGRNIAVLGLAFKPESDDVRDSPALSISAQLQLQGARVLATDPYANENSRRRFPELTYVDSWQEAARDADAVMVLTEWKQYRAIDPAELKAIVATPVIVDGRNCLDPVAWRAAGWRYRGMGRP, encoded by the coding sequence GTGCGCATCTCCGTCATCGGCTGCGGCTACCTCGGCACCGTCCACGCCGCGTGCATGAGCCGCCTCGGGCACGACGTGGTCGCGATCGACGTGGACGCCGCGAAGATCGCGTCCCTGCAGACGGGCGTCGCCCCGTTCTTCGAGCCGGGCCTGCCGGATCTCCTCACCGAGCAGCTCGCGACCGGCCGCCTCCGCTTCACCACCGACACGGCCGAGGCCGCCGGTTCCCGCGTGCACTTCATCGCCGTCGGCACGCCGCAGAAGCGCGGCGAGAACGCCGCGGACATGACCTACGTCGACGCCGCGGTCGAGGCGCTGATCCCCCACCTCGCGCCGGGCGACGTGGTCACCGGCAAGTCCACCGTGCCCGTCGGCACCGCGCGGCGGCTCGCGGAGCGGATCGACGCGCGCGTGCCCGGCGCGACGCTCGTGTGGAACCCCGAGTTCCTGCGCGAGGGATTCGCGGTCGAGGACACGCTCACGCCCGACCGCTTCGTCTACGGCCTGCCCACGGGAGATGCTGGCGAGGCCGCGCGGGCGGCGCTCGACGAGGTCTACGCCACCGCGATCGGCACCGGCACGGCGCGCGTCACGACCGACTACGAGACCGCCGAGCTCGTGAAGGTGTCGGCGAACGCGTTCCTCGCCACCAAGATCTCCTTCATCAACGCCATGGCGGAGGTGTGCGAGGCCACCGGTGCCGACGTCACCCAGCTCGCGGACGCCATCGGGTACGACGACCGCATCGGCCGCCGCTTCCTCAACGCCGGCATCGGCTTCGGCGGCGGCTGCCTCCCCAAGGACATCCGGGCGTTCATGGCGCGCGCGGGCGAGCTCGGCGCGGACCAGGCGCTCACGTTCCTCCGCGAGGTCGACTCCATCAACATGCGGCGGCGCGTGCGGGCGGTCGACGTGGCGCGGGAGGTGTGCGGCGGATCCCTGCTCGGCCGCAACATCGCCGTGCTCGGGCTCGCCTTCAAGCCCGAGTCGGACGACGTGCGCGACTCCCCCGCGCTCAGCATCTCCGCGCAGCTGCAGCTGCAGGGCGCGCGCGTGCTCGCGACGGATCCGTACGCCAACGAGAACTCGCGCCGCCGCTTCCCGGAGCTCACCTACGTCGACTCGTGGCAGGAGGCGGCACGCGACGCCGACGCCGTCATGGTGCTCACGGAGTGGAAGCAGTACCGGGCCATCGACCCGGCGGAGCTCAAGGCCATCGTGGCGACGCCCGTGATCGTCGACGGCCGCAACTGCCTGGATCCCGTCGCGTGGCGCGCCGCCGGCTGGCGCTACCGCGGGATGGGCCGGCCCTAG